The proteins below come from a single Piscinibacter gummiphilus genomic window:
- a CDS encoding VOC family protein, translated as MPACRIDHITITAPTLAAGSDLVFESLGVRPQPGGEHPRMGTHNLLLRLGDALFLEVIAVNPAAPAPSRPRWFELDRISPETPPRLACWVARTDDILGSLQRCSAPMGPAETQTRGTLEWRITIPEDGHLPFGGAAPALIQWHAATHPARGLHDVGCSLVALELLHPDTPALSTLLDELQVVEPGVELSVREAAVPAIVAHIHTPHGIRRLGPQAPLGWH; from the coding sequence GTGCCCGCATGTCGCATCGATCACATCACCATCACTGCTCCGACTCTCGCCGCGGGCAGTGACCTGGTGTTCGAATCTCTTGGCGTAAGGCCACAACCAGGTGGCGAGCATCCCCGGATGGGCACGCACAACCTGCTGCTGCGCCTGGGCGACGCCTTGTTCCTCGAAGTGATCGCGGTCAATCCTGCCGCGCCTGCGCCATCGCGCCCAAGATGGTTCGAGTTGGATCGCATCTCGCCCGAAACGCCGCCGCGGCTCGCCTGCTGGGTGGCCCGCACCGACGACATCCTCGGTAGCTTGCAGAGGTGTTCGGCTCCGATGGGCCCTGCCGAAACCCAGACGAGGGGCACCTTGGAGTGGCGCATCACCATCCCGGAAGACGGCCATTTGCCGTTCGGCGGCGCAGCGCCGGCGTTGATCCAGTGGCACGCCGCCACCCATCCCGCTCGGGGCCTGCACGACGTGGGTTGCTCGCTGGTGGCACTGGAACTGCTGCACCCAGACACGCCCGCATTGTCCACCCTGCTCGACGAACTCCAGGTCGTGGAGCCCGGCGTCGAACTCTCCGTGCGCGAGGCTGCCGTGCCCGCGATCGTGGCGCACATCCACACCCCGCATGGAATTCGGCGGCTCGGTCCGCAAGCCCCTCTCGGGTGGCATTAG
- the rpmJ gene encoding 50S ribosomal protein L36: protein MKVAASVKAMCRNCKVIRRKGVVRVICTDPRHKQRQG from the coding sequence ATGAAAGTTGCAGCATCGGTCAAGGCAATGTGCCGGAATTGCAAGGTCATCCGCCGCAAGGGCGTGGTGCGCGTGATCTGCACCGATCCGCGTCACAAGCAGCGCCAGGGCTGA
- the rpsK gene encoding 30S ribosomal protein S11: MAKAPQNTAAQRVRKKVRKNVADGIAHVHASFNNTIITITDRQGGALSWASSGGQGFKGSRKSTPFAAQVAAEVAGRAAQEQGIKNLDVRIKGPGPGRESSVRALASLGIRITSISDVTPVPHNGCRPQKRRRI, translated from the coding sequence ATGGCTAAAGCACCCCAGAACACCGCCGCGCAGCGCGTGCGCAAGAAGGTCCGCAAGAACGTTGCGGATGGCATCGCGCACGTCCACGCGTCGTTCAACAACACGATCATCACCATCACCGACCGCCAAGGCGGCGCCCTGTCGTGGGCCTCGAGCGGTGGCCAGGGTTTCAAGGGCTCGCGCAAATCGACTCCTTTTGCCGCCCAGGTGGCCGCGGAAGTGGCCGGCCGCGCTGCCCAAGAGCAAGGCATCAAGAACCTCGACGTGCGCATCAAGGGCCCGGGCCCCGGCCGCGAGTCGTCGGTTCGCGCACTGGCTTCGCTGGGCATCCGCATCACCTCCATCTCGGATGTGACGCCGGTCCCGCACAACGGTTGCCGCCCGCAGAAGCGCCGTCGCATCTAA
- a CDS encoding class IV adenylate cyclase, with translation MARNIEIKAQMARLDAVVEALGLLGAEGPTEILQDDTFFRCETGRLKLRAFSASQGELIFYRRDNQHGPKESFYVRAPTSDPDALRQALTLAHGECGRVIKQRTLYLVGRTRVHLDRVEGLGNFLELEVVMDEDEPVSAGVDEAHRLMTALGVQPHQLVADAYVDLLTRGRTQAHDA, from the coding sequence ATGGCCCGCAACATCGAGATCAAGGCGCAAATGGCCCGCCTCGACGCTGTCGTCGAGGCCTTGGGCCTGCTGGGCGCCGAGGGCCCGACAGAGATCCTCCAGGACGACACCTTCTTCCGCTGCGAGACCGGCCGCCTGAAGCTGCGCGCGTTCTCCGCCTCGCAGGGCGAGTTGATCTTCTATCGGCGAGACAACCAGCATGGCCCGAAGGAATCGTTCTACGTGCGCGCGCCCACCAGCGACCCGGACGCGCTGCGGCAGGCGCTGACGCTGGCGCATGGCGAGTGCGGCCGTGTCATCAAGCAGCGCACGCTGTACCTCGTCGGGCGCACGCGGGTGCACCTCGATCGGGTAGAAGGCCTCGGCAATTTCCTCGAACTCGAAGTCGTGATGGACGAGGACGAACCCGTGTCGGCCGGTGTCGACGAAGCGCACCGCCTCATGACCGCACTCGGTGTGCAACCCCATCAACTCGTAGCAGACGCCTACGTCGACCTGCTGACCCGCGGTCGAACCCAAGCCCACGATGCCTGA
- the rplO gene encoding 50S ribosomal protein L15: protein MELNSIKPAAGSKRARRRVGRGIGSGLGKTAGRGHKGQKSRSGGYHKVGFEGGQMPLQRRLPKRGFKSASLKYNAEISLTDLERLGAAEVDVLALKAAGLVGELAKVVKVIKSGELTKKVALKGIGATAGAKAAIEAAGGSIA from the coding sequence ATGGAACTCAACAGCATCAAGCCCGCCGCTGGTTCGAAGCGTGCCCGCCGCCGTGTCGGCCGTGGCATCGGCTCTGGTCTGGGCAAGACCGCCGGCCGTGGCCACAAGGGCCAGAAGTCGCGTTCGGGTGGCTACCACAAGGTCGGCTTCGAAGGCGGCCAGATGCCGCTGCAGCGTCGCCTGCCGAAGCGTGGCTTCAAGTCGGCCTCGCTCAAGTACAACGCCGAGATCAGCCTGACCGACCTGGAGCGCCTGGGCGCTGCCGAAGTCGACGTGCTCGCACTCAAGGCCGCTGGCCTCGTGGGCGAACTGGCCAAGGTGGTCAAGGTCATCAAGTCGGGCGAGCTGACCAAGAAGGTCGCGCTCAAGGGCATTGGCGCCACCGCTGGCGCGAAGGCTGCGATCGAAGCCGCTGGTGGCTCGATCGCCTGA
- the rpsN gene encoding 30S ribosomal protein S14 has product MAKTSLIQRELKREQLVAKYKKKYDELKATANDAKKSDEERYAARLALQQLPRNAYPTRQRNRCELTGRPRGTFRKFGLARNKIRELAFKGDIPGVIKASW; this is encoded by the coding sequence ATGGCTAAAACTTCCCTCATCCAGCGCGAACTGAAGCGCGAGCAATTGGTCGCCAAGTACAAGAAGAAGTACGACGAGCTCAAGGCCACTGCGAACGACGCGAAGAAGTCCGACGAGGAGCGCTATGCCGCCCGTCTGGCTCTGCAGCAGCTGCCCCGCAACGCCTACCCGACCCGCCAGCGCAACCGCTGCGAACTGACCGGCCGCCCCCGCGGCACGTTCCGCAAGTTCGGTCTGGCCCGCAACAAGATCCGCGAACTGGCCTTCAAGGGTGACATCCCCGGTGTCATCAAGGCGAGCTGGTAA
- the rplF gene encoding 50S ribosomal protein L6, whose amino-acid sequence MSRVGKMPIAIPKGVDVAITADQISIKGSLGTLVRPVNSLVTVKSADGKVTFAPANDSVEADAMSGTMRALVNNMVNGVSKGFERKLTLVGVGFRAQAAGQKLNLQIGFSHPVAKDMPAGIKVECPTQTEIIIKGSDRQVVGQIAAEVRAIRPPEPYKGKGIRYADEKVTIKETKKK is encoded by the coding sequence ATGTCCCGCGTTGGAAAAATGCCGATCGCCATCCCCAAGGGTGTGGATGTCGCGATCACTGCTGACCAAATCAGCATCAAGGGTTCGCTCGGCACGCTGGTGCGTCCGGTGAACTCCCTCGTGACCGTGAAGAGCGCTGACGGCAAGGTGACCTTTGCCCCGGCCAACGACTCGGTCGAAGCCGATGCCATGTCCGGCACCATGCGTGCGCTGGTGAACAACATGGTCAACGGCGTGAGCAAGGGTTTCGAGCGCAAGCTGACCCTGGTGGGCGTGGGCTTCCGTGCCCAGGCCGCCGGTCAGAAGCTCAACCTGCAGATCGGTTTCTCGCACCCTGTGGCCAAGGACATGCCGGCTGGCATCAAGGTCGAGTGCCCGACGCAGACCGAGATCATCATCAAGGGTTCTGATCGCCAAGTCGTGGGCCAGATCGCCGCTGAAGTTCGCGCGATCCGCCCGCCTGAGCCGTACAAGGGCAAGGGCATCCGCTATGCGGACGAGAAGGTCACGATCAAAGAGACCAAGAAGAAGTAA
- a CDS encoding DUF2784 domain-containing protein codes for MPDPQIYQLLADAVLVLHVSLVLFVVGGLVLVVVGNLRSWPWVNAWWFRLAHLLTIGVVVAEAWWGVVCPLTTLEMWLRSQARDSTYAGNFIEHWLQALLFWQAPPWVFTVAYTLFGLAVAAAWWRFPPRRRSGA; via the coding sequence ATGCCTGACCCTCAGATCTACCAGCTGCTCGCCGACGCCGTGCTGGTGCTGCACGTCTCCCTCGTGCTCTTCGTGGTGGGCGGCCTGGTGCTGGTCGTCGTGGGCAACCTGCGATCGTGGCCGTGGGTCAATGCCTGGTGGTTCCGGCTTGCCCATCTGCTGACCATTGGTGTGGTCGTCGCCGAAGCGTGGTGGGGTGTCGTGTGCCCGCTCACCACGCTCGAGATGTGGCTGCGCTCGCAGGCGCGCGACAGCACCTACGCCGGCAACTTCATCGAGCACTGGTTGCAGGCGCTACTCTTTTGGCAGGCACCGCCCTGGGTGTTCACGGTCGCCTACACGCTCTTTGGTCTGGCCGTGGCCGCTGCGTGGTGGCGCTTCCCGCCGAGACGCCGGTCAGGGGCGTGA
- the rpsE gene encoding 30S ribosomal protein S5, whose protein sequence is MAKFTPRAQAEGNDDGLKEKMIAVNRVTKVVKGGRTLSFAALTVVGDGDGRIGMGKGKAKEVPVAVQKAMESARRNLFKVSLKNGTIHHKVVGEHGASRVLMAPAKPGDGIIAGGPMRAVFEVMGVTDIVCKSLGSSNPYNMVRATLDALKNISTPAEIAAKRGLTVEEILG, encoded by the coding sequence ATGGCAAAGTTCACTCCCCGCGCACAAGCCGAAGGCAATGACGACGGCCTGAAGGAAAAGATGATCGCGGTGAACCGCGTCACCAAGGTGGTGAAGGGCGGCCGCACGCTGAGCTTCGCGGCGCTGACCGTGGTCGGTGATGGCGATGGCCGCATCGGCATGGGCAAGGGCAAGGCCAAGGAAGTGCCGGTCGCGGTGCAGAAGGCCATGGAATCGGCTCGCCGCAACCTGTTCAAGGTGTCGCTCAAGAACGGCACGATCCACCACAAGGTGGTCGGCGAACACGGTGCTTCGCGCGTGCTGATGGCTCCGGCCAAGCCCGGTGACGGCATCATCGCCGGCGGCCCGATGCGCGCCGTCTTCGAAGTGATGGGTGTGACCGACATCGTGTGCAAGAGCCTCGGTTCGTCGAACCCCTACAACATGGTTCGCGCCACGCTGGACGCGCTGAAGAACATCAGCACCCCGGCCGAGATCGCCGCCAAACGCGGCCTGACGGTCGAAGAGATCCTCGGCTGA
- the rpmD gene encoding 50S ribosomal protein L30 — protein sequence MAAADKKTVTVKLVRSIAGTRESHRATVRGLGLRKLNSTSTLEDTPSVRGMITKVQYLVKVI from the coding sequence ATGGCAGCAGCAGACAAGAAGACCGTCACCGTGAAGCTCGTGCGCAGCATCGCCGGCACGCGTGAATCGCACCGCGCCACCGTGCGTGGCCTGGGCCTGCGCAAGCTCAACAGCACCTCCACGCTCGAGGACACCCCGTCCGTGCGCGGCATGATCACCAAGGTCCAGTACCTGGTGAAGGTGATCTGA
- a CDS encoding thioredoxin family protein, with amino-acid sequence MSDTPTSSAPLLVVCLCADWCGTCRDYRSIFEEAAQAFSYTGDTRFAWVDIEDESELVDPVEVENFPTLLVSDADGVRFFGTVLPHKDTLWRLLRSEREGRRGAPHPDAEVQALARRLWSRP; translated from the coding sequence ATGTCCGACACGCCCACTTCCTCTGCACCCCTGCTCGTGGTGTGCCTGTGCGCCGATTGGTGCGGAACCTGCCGCGACTACCGCAGCATCTTCGAGGAAGCGGCGCAGGCCTTTTCCTACACCGGGGACACGCGCTTCGCGTGGGTCGACATCGAGGATGAATCCGAACTCGTCGACCCGGTCGAGGTTGAAAACTTTCCCACCTTGCTCGTCAGCGATGCCGATGGCGTGCGCTTCTTCGGCACCGTGTTGCCCCACAAGGACACCCTCTGGCGCCTGCTGCGCAGCGAACGTGAGGGCCGCCGTGGGGCGCCGCACCCCGATGCGGAAGTGCAGGCGCTGGCCCGGCGCCTGTGGTCACGCCCCTGA
- the rpsM gene encoding 30S ribosomal protein S13, with protein MARIAGINIPPHKHAEIGLTAIYGIGRTTAQKICSNSGVPFDRKIKDLTDADLEKIREEIGKITIEGDLRREMSINIKRLMDLGCYRGFRHRRGLPVRGQRTKTNARTRKGPRKSGALVKK; from the coding sequence ATGGCACGTATTGCTGGTATCAACATTCCGCCGCACAAGCACGCCGAGATCGGCCTGACTGCGATCTACGGCATTGGCCGCACGACCGCGCAGAAGATCTGCAGCAACAGCGGCGTTCCCTTCGACCGCAAGATCAAGGACCTGACCGACGCCGATCTGGAAAAGATCCGCGAAGAGATCGGCAAGATCACGATCGAAGGCGACCTGCGCCGCGAGATGTCGATCAACATCAAGCGCCTGATGGACCTGGGCTGCTACCGCGGTTTCCGTCATCGCCGCGGCCTGCCGGTCCGCGGTCAGCGCACCAAGACGAACGCCCGCACCCGCAAGGGTCCGCGCAAGTCTGGCGCACTGGTCAAGAAGTGA
- the rpsD gene encoding 30S ribosomal protein S4, producing MARYLGPKGKLARREGTDLFLKSARRPIGDKVKFDSKPGQHGRTSGSRTSDFGLQLREKQKVKRMYGILERQFRRYFAEAERRKGNTGANLLALLESRLDNVVYRMGFGSTRAEGRQLVSHKAITVNGQVVNIASYMVKVGDVVAVREKSKKQLRITDALKLAESQGMPNWVQVDASKLEGVFKKTPDRDEFGADIKEALIVELYSR from the coding sequence GTGGCACGTTACCTAGGACCCAAGGGCAAACTCGCCCGCCGTGAAGGCACTGATCTGTTCCTGAAGAGCGCTCGCCGCCCGATCGGGGACAAGGTCAAGTTCGACAGCAAGCCCGGCCAGCATGGCCGCACTTCCGGCTCGCGCACTTCCGACTTCGGCCTGCAACTGCGCGAAAAGCAGAAGGTCAAGCGCATGTACGGCATCCTGGAGCGCCAGTTCCGCCGCTACTTCGCCGAAGCCGAGCGCCGCAAGGGCAACACCGGCGCCAATCTGCTGGCCCTGCTCGAGTCGCGCCTCGACAACGTCGTGTACCGCATGGGCTTCGGCTCCACGCGCGCCGAAGGCCGCCAGCTGGTGTCGCACAAGGCGATCACGGTGAACGGCCAGGTGGTGAACATCGCCTCGTACATGGTCAAGGTCGGCGACGTGGTCGCGGTGCGCGAGAAGTCGAAGAAGCAACTGCGCATCACCGACGCGCTGAAGCTTGCGGAATCGCAAGGCATGCCCAACTGGGTGCAGGTCGATGCGAGCAAGCTCGAGGGCGTCTTCAAGAAGACGCCGGACCGCGATGAGTTCGGTGCCGACATCAAGGAAGCGCTGATCGTTGAACTGTATTCGCGCTGA
- the rpsH gene encoding 30S ribosomal protein S8 encodes MSMSDPIADMLTRIRNAQMVEKTSVALPSSKLKVAIAQVLKDEGYIESFAITGDKAKPQLEIALKYYAGRPVIEHIERVSRPGLRIYKGRHDIPSVQNGLGVAIVTTPKGVMTDRKARQAGIGGEVLCYVA; translated from the coding sequence ATGAGCATGAGTGATCCTATCGCCGACATGCTGACGCGCATCCGCAACGCGCAGATGGTCGAGAAGACCAGCGTTGCCCTGCCGTCCAGCAAGCTGAAGGTGGCGATTGCCCAGGTCCTGAAGGACGAGGGTTACATCGAGAGCTTCGCCATCACCGGCGACAAGGCCAAGCCGCAGCTGGAGATCGCGCTGAAGTACTACGCCGGCCGTCCCGTGATCGAGCACATCGAGCGCGTGAGCCGTCCTGGCCTGCGCATCTACAAGGGCCGCCACGACATCCCGAGCGTCCAGAACGGACTGGGTGTGGCCATCGTCACCACGCCGAAGGGCGTGATGACCGACCGCAAGGCACGCCAGGCCGGCATCGGCGGCGAAGTGCTCTGCTACGTCGCCTAA
- the infA gene encoding translation initiation factor IF-1 yields MAKDDVIQMQGEILENLPNATFRVKLENGHIVLGHISGKMRMHYIRILPGDKVTVELTPYDLSRARIVFRAK; encoded by the coding sequence ATGGCGAAAGACGACGTCATTCAGATGCAGGGTGAGATTCTGGAGAACCTCCCCAACGCCACGTTCCGTGTGAAGCTGGAAAACGGGCACATCGTGCTGGGCCACATTTCCGGAAAGATGCGCATGCACTACATCCGCATCCTTCCCGGAGACAAGGTGACGGTCGAGCTGACGCCCTACGATTTGTCGCGGGCACGTATCGTGTTCCGCGCCAAGTGA
- a CDS encoding DUF427 domain-containing protein, with protein MRKSPGHQKDPDHLVREQPLGLWMKVEVDGDVIADSIDVVQLVEDRNPVRYYFPREDVAMHRLVRSDTTSDCPYKGRATYYSLQLASGLLRDAAWSYEAPYEEHQGLRGRVAFWEENIPGLLIEPKL; from the coding sequence ATGCGCAAATCACCGGGGCACCAGAAGGACCCCGACCATCTTGTGCGGGAGCAGCCGCTCGGCCTGTGGATGAAGGTGGAGGTCGATGGTGACGTGATCGCCGATTCCATCGACGTGGTGCAGCTGGTGGAAGACCGCAACCCCGTGCGCTACTACTTCCCGCGTGAGGACGTGGCGATGCACCGGCTGGTGCGGTCCGACACGACCAGCGATTGCCCGTACAAGGGCCGGGCCACGTATTACTCGCTCCAACTCGCCTCAGGCCTGCTGCGCGATGCGGCGTGGAGCTACGAAGCTCCGTACGAGGAGCACCAGGGCCTGCGCGGGCGCGTAGCGTTCTGGGAAGAGAACATCCCCGGCCTGCTCATCGAGCCGAAGCTCTGA
- the secY gene encoding preprotein translocase subunit SecY, whose product MATNANQLAKSGKFGDLRRRLVFLLLALVVYRIGGHIPVPGIDPAQLQEMFKTQEGGILSLLNVFSGGALQRFTVFALGIMPYISASIIMQLMTYVVPSLEALKKEGEAGRRKITQYTRYGTLGLALFQALGIALALEGSPGLVISPGFGFRMTAVVSLVAGTMFLMWLGEQITERGLGNGISILIFGGIAAGLPSAIGGLLELVRTGAMSVLVAMFIVVLIGAVTYVVVFVERGQRKILVNYAKRQVGNKVYGGQSSHLPLKLNMSGVIPPIFASSIILLPATIVGWFATGDSLRWLKDLAAALSPGQPIYVMLFAAAIVFFCFFYTALVFNSRETADNLKKSGAFIPGIRPGEQTARHIDRILSRLTLAGAIYITAVCLLPEFLVLKYNVPFYFGGTSLLIIVVVTMDFWAQVQSYVMSQQYESLLKKASFKAS is encoded by the coding sequence GTGGCAACCAACGCGAATCAGCTGGCCAAGAGCGGCAAGTTTGGTGACCTCCGTCGCCGGCTTGTCTTCTTGCTGCTCGCGCTCGTGGTCTACCGCATCGGGGGGCACATCCCGGTGCCTGGCATCGACCCGGCTCAGCTGCAGGAGATGTTCAAGACGCAGGAAGGGGGCATTCTCAGCCTGCTGAACGTCTTCTCCGGCGGTGCGCTGCAACGCTTCACCGTGTTCGCGCTGGGCATCATGCCGTATATCTCCGCGTCGATCATCATGCAGTTGATGACCTACGTGGTGCCCTCGCTCGAAGCTCTGAAGAAGGAAGGCGAGGCCGGTCGCCGCAAGATCACGCAGTACACGCGCTATGGCACCCTGGGTCTCGCGCTGTTTCAGGCGCTGGGCATTGCGCTCGCGCTTGAAGGGTCGCCGGGTCTCGTGATCAGCCCGGGCTTCGGCTTCCGCATGACCGCGGTGGTGAGTCTGGTGGCCGGCACGATGTTCCTGATGTGGCTGGGTGAGCAGATCACCGAGCGTGGCCTGGGCAACGGCATCTCGATCCTGATCTTTGGTGGCATTGCGGCAGGTTTGCCGAGCGCCATTGGCGGTCTGCTGGAACTGGTGCGTACTGGCGCGATGAGCGTGCTGGTGGCGATGTTCATCGTCGTGCTGATCGGTGCGGTGACCTACGTCGTGGTCTTCGTGGAGCGAGGCCAGCGAAAGATCCTGGTGAACTACGCCAAGCGCCAGGTGGGCAACAAGGTCTATGGTGGCCAGTCGTCGCACCTGCCGCTCAAGCTGAACATGTCGGGCGTCATTCCGCCGATCTTCGCGTCGTCGATCATCCTGCTGCCGGCCACGATCGTGGGGTGGTTCGCCACGGGGGACAGCCTGCGCTGGTTGAAGGATCTCGCCGCGGCGCTGTCGCCAGGCCAGCCGATCTACGTGATGCTGTTTGCTGCAGCCATCGTGTTCTTCTGCTTTTTCTACACGGCCCTGGTGTTCAACAGCCGCGAGACCGCAGACAACCTGAAGAAGAGCGGTGCCTTCATCCCGGGCATTCGCCCTGGTGAGCAGACCGCACGGCACATCGACCGCATCCTGTCCCGCCTCACGCTAGCCGGCGCGATCTACATCACCGCCGTGTGCCTGCTGCCCGAGTTCCTGGTGCTGAAGTACAACGTCCCGTTCTACTTCGGCGGTACTTCCCTCCTGATCATCGTGGTCGTCACGATGGACTTCTGGGCCCAGGTGCAGAGTTACGTGATGAGTCAGCAGTACGAATCGCTGCTGAAGAAGGCAAGTTTCAAGGCGAGTTGA
- a CDS encoding DNA-directed RNA polymerase subunit alpha, whose product MQTNLLKPKAINVEPLGGNRAKVTLEPFERGYGHTLGNALRRVLLSSMVGYAPTEVTIAGVLHEYSAIDGVQEDVVHIMLNLKGVVFRLHNRDEVTLVLRKEGEGPVTAGDIQTPHDVEIINPEHVIAHLSQGGKLDMQIKVEKGRGYVPGTLRRYGDEPTKSIGRIVLDASFSPVSRVSYTVESARVEQRTDLDKLVMEIATNGAITPEEAIRASAKILVEQLAVFAQLEGSEIAAFDQPAQRSTQFDPILLRPVDELELTVRSANCLKAENIYYIGDLIQRTETELLKTPNLGRKSLNEIKEVLASRGLTLGARLENWPPQGLDKR is encoded by the coding sequence ATGCAAACAAACCTGCTCAAACCCAAAGCCATCAATGTGGAGCCGCTGGGCGGCAACCGCGCCAAGGTCACGCTCGAGCCGTTCGAGCGCGGTTACGGTCACACGCTGGGCAACGCGCTGCGCCGCGTGCTGCTGTCGTCGATGGTGGGTTATGCGCCGACCGAAGTGACCATCGCCGGCGTGCTGCACGAATACTCGGCGATCGACGGTGTGCAAGAAGACGTGGTTCACATCATGCTGAACCTCAAGGGCGTGGTGTTCCGCTTGCACAACCGCGATGAAGTCACGCTTGTCCTGCGCAAGGAAGGCGAAGGCCCGGTCACCGCCGGCGACATCCAGACCCCGCACGACGTCGAGATCATCAATCCCGAGCATGTGATCGCCCATCTGTCGCAAGGCGGCAAGCTCGACATGCAGATCAAGGTCGAGAAGGGCCGTGGCTATGTGCCGGGCACGCTGCGCCGCTATGGCGACGAGCCGACCAAGTCGATCGGCCGCATCGTGCTGGACGCGTCGTTCTCGCCCGTCTCGCGCGTGAGCTACACCGTCGAATCGGCCCGCGTCGAACAACGCACCGACCTCGACAAGCTCGTGATGGAAATCGCCACCAACGGCGCCATCACGCCGGAAGAAGCGATCCGCGCCTCGGCCAAGATCCTCGTCGAGCAGCTCGCGGTGTTCGCGCAACTCGAAGGCAGCGAGATCGCCGCCTTCGACCAGCCGGCCCAGCGCAGCACGCAGTTCGACCCGATCCTGCTGCGCCCCGTCGACGAGCTCGAACTCACCGTGCGTTCGGCCAACTGCCTCAAGGCCGAAAACATCTACTACATCGGCGACCTCATCCAGCGCACCGAGACCGAGCTCCTCAAGACGCCAAACCTCGGCCGCAAGTCGCTCAACGAAATCAAGGAAGTGCTGGCCTCGCGTGGTCTCACGCTCGGCGCTCGCCTGGAAAACTGGCCGCCCCAGGGCCTCGACAAGCGTTAA
- the rplQ gene encoding 50S ribosomal protein L17: MRHRHGLRKLNRTSEHRLAMLRNMTNSLLQHEAIKTTLPKAKELRRVVEPLITLAKEPTLANRRLAFDRTRDRDIVTKLFNELGPRYKARPGGYTRILKMGFRVGDNAPMAFVELVDRPEPAAEEAGADKAE, from the coding sequence ATGCGTCACCGTCACGGACTTCGTAAGCTCAACCGCACCAGCGAGCACCGCCTCGCCATGCTGCGCAACATGACCAACTCGCTGCTGCAGCACGAGGCGATCAAGACCACGCTTCCCAAGGCCAAGGAACTGCGCCGCGTCGTCGAGCCGCTGATCACGCTGGCCAAGGAGCCGACGCTGGCCAACCGCCGCCTCGCGTTCGACCGCACGCGCGATCGCGACATCGTCACCAAGCTCTTCAACGAGCTGGGCCCGCGCTACAAGGCCCGCCCCGGTGGCTACACGCGCATCCTGAAGATGGGTTTCCGTGTGGGCGACAACGCACCGATGGCGTTCGTCGAACTGGTCGATCGTCCGGAACCTGCGGCTGAAGAAGCTGGTGCAGACAAGGCTGAATAA
- the rplR gene encoding 50S ribosomal protein L18, translating into MSLTKKDQRIRRSRQTRARIAVQRVARLTVFRTNLHIYANVISDDGSKVLASASTAEADVRKELGAAGKGGNVNAATLIGKRIAEKAKAAGIEKVAFDRAGFAYHGRVKALAEAAREAGLQF; encoded by the coding sequence ATGTCACTGACCAAGAAGGACCAGCGCATCCGCCGCTCCCGCCAGACCCGCGCCCGCATTGCGGTGCAGCGCGTGGCCCGCCTGACGGTGTTCCGTACCAACCTGCACATCTACGCCAACGTCATCTCCGACGACGGCAGCAAGGTGCTGGCCAGCGCTTCGACCGCCGAAGCCGATGTCCGCAAGGAACTCGGCGCCGCCGGCAAGGGTGGCAACGTCAATGCCGCCACCTTGATCGGCAAGCGCATCGCCGAGAAGGCCAAGGCGGCCGGCATCGAGAAGGTCGCGTTCGACCGCGCTGGTTTCGCTTATCACGGCCGCGTGAAGGCCCTGGCTGAAGCCGCGCGTGAAGCCGGCCTGCAGTTCTAA
- a CDS encoding GNAT family N-acetyltransferase → MMLIRRLQARELGELLALYAHLHSADDPLPSPPIVESVWQEMLSHPRLQCFGGRVDGALVASCTLTIIPNVTRGCRPYGVIENVVTHAGHRQQGHGRAMLAHALAHAWAEGCYKVMLMTGRTDDATLRFYESSGFDRHAKQAFISKPPH, encoded by the coding sequence ATGATGCTCATCCGCCGGCTTCAGGCACGCGAGTTGGGCGAGTTGCTCGCGCTCTACGCACACCTGCACTCCGCAGACGACCCTTTGCCCTCGCCACCCATCGTGGAATCCGTGTGGCAGGAGATGCTGTCCCACCCGCGCCTCCAATGTTTCGGTGGCCGTGTCGATGGAGCCCTCGTGGCGAGTTGTACGTTGACGATCATCCCCAACGTCACCCGTGGTTGTCGCCCCTACGGCGTCATCGAAAACGTGGTGACCCACGCCGGCCACCGCCAGCAGGGCCACGGACGTGCCATGCTCGCGCACGCCCTGGCCCACGCCTGGGCGGAGGGCTGCTACAAGGTAATGCTCATGACGGGCCGGACGGACGATGCCACCCTGCGCTTCTACGAATCCTCCGGTTTTGACCGTCACGCCAAACAAGCCTTCATTTCCAAGCCGCCCCACTGA